In one Culex quinquefasciatus strain JHB chromosome 2, VPISU_Cqui_1.0_pri_paternal, whole genome shotgun sequence genomic region, the following are encoded:
- the LOC6034277 gene encoding uncharacterized protein LOC6034277: MSQERHQDSLCRLCLTKTKDKVPIFGKEEANVINLLMLIELDIDPDQERDAIVCFDCIVTLEGFFQFKEQCHENDEYLKTLPSKASVDSEAVDEPRMQCDFLDSEEEGLVEDYYGLEESTLKRKAPAGRSKKGAKRLKSSVLDPDEVERDCVKFKIRKCPSDGPTLADLQVLRDSYPDYFYFEKGPRSLYFTLVYYGERFNSATYSERYTYYKCIYRRKQNCKALVVARNDYSQFERRYEHSHGELEERKGLEEYSPRQALPEVFRICRQILAQKTAQRRNASVERKKMELELSRGEEGWDLGEEEDGLMDEGSGDVLSKVLHKSGILEGEDED; the protein is encoded by the exons ATGTCTCAAGAAAGGCATCAAGATTCGCTTTGTCGACTTTGTTTAACAAAAACGAAAGACAAAGTTCCGATCTTCGGCAAAGAGGAAGCCAACGTGATCAATCTGCTGATGCTGATTGAACTGGAT ATTGACCCGGACCAGGAACGTGACGCGATCGTGTGCTTCGACTGCATCGTCACGCTGGAGGGATTCTTCCAGTTCAAGGAGCAATGCCACGAAAACGACGAATATCTCAAGACACTTCCGTCGAAGGCCAGCGTCGATTCCGAGGCGGTCGACGAACCGCGCATGCAGTGTGACTTTCTGGACAGCGAAGAGGAAGGACTGGTGGAGGATTACTACGGGCTTGAGGAGTCCACGTTGAAGAGGAAGGCTCCCGCTGGAAGGTCCAAGAAGGGTGCGAAACGGTTGAAGTCATCGGTGCTCGATCCGGACGAAGTCGAACGCGATTGCGTTAAATTCAAGATTCGAAAGTGTCCCTCCGACGGACCAACCCTCGCCGATTTGCAGGTTCTGCGCGATTCCTACCCGGATTACTTTTACTTTGAAAAAGGACCCCGTTCGCTGTACTTTACGCTCGTCTACTACGGTGAACGGTTCAATTCGGCGACCTACTCCGAACGGTACACGTACTACAAGTGTATTTACCGCCGGAAGCAAAACTGCAAGGCGCTGGTCGTGGCCAGGAACGATTACAGCCAGTTTGAGCGGCGTTACGAGCATTCGCACGGCGAACTGGAGGAACGAAAGGGTCTGGAGGAATACTCACCGCGGCAAGCCCTGCCGGAGGTTTTCCGGATCTGTAGGCAGATTTTGGCTCAGAAAACTGCCCAACGGCGGAACGCCAGTGTGGAGCGGAAGAAGATGGAACTGGAACTGAGCCGGGGTGAAGAAGGTTGGGATCTTGGCGAGGAGGAAGACGGGTTGATGGATGAGGGTAGCGGGGATGTGTTGAGCAAGGTGCTGCACAAGAGTGGAATCTTGGAGGGTGAGGACGAGGATTGA
- the LOC6034276 gene encoding uncharacterized protein LOC6034276, with translation MSTTAPTRPMASFCRLCLTKTSNKVPIFGQDEANVINLLLLIELDIDADNEPDAGVCFDCIVTLEGFYQFKEQCHTNDDFLKGLPTRDSADGSEDEGTHYECLEDEPVVAKYESSDEEGLVKDYDLIEALSPVKSKDSLDEGKPDVKRIKVEPTNPGRSRRPPVARDFEQDELEKIGQQLNISALDKLQVLRDSYPDFFHFERGKRSVYFTLVFYGERYNSAIYCDAYTVWQCANRRRFQCPAQVSATNDYTEFERRFEHTHGEVVEKEPSDRFTPKQALPEVFKLCRQNVMKRKAKGRLAHMERKMKHEEEATNLRRNGVEEAVVEQEQVTQVYDNNSLLRVLRDGDSDGQEDEFVEYDSSDSA, from the exons ATGTCCACGACGGCACCCACTCGCCCTATGGCATCTTTTTGTCGCCTTTGTTTAACCAAAACCTCCAACAAGGTGCCCATCTTTGGCCAGGACGAGGCCAACGTAAtcaacctgctgctgctgattgaGCTGGAT attgaTGCGGACAACGAACCCGATGCTGGTGTGTGCTTCGACTGCATCGTAACGCTGGAGGGATTCTACCAGTTCAAGGAGCAGTGCCACACGAACGATGATTTTCTTAAGGGGCTTCCTACTAGAGACAGTGCCGACGGGAGCGAGGATGAGGGAACGCACTACGAATGTCTGGAGGATGAGCCTGTGGTCGCGAAGTATGAGAGCAGCGACGAGGAAGGACTGGTGAAGGATTACGACTTGATTGAAGCGCTTTCACCGGTGAAAAGTAAGGATTCTCTTGACGAGGGTAAGCCGGATGTGAAGCGAATCAAGGTTGAACCCACGAACCCCGGACGGTCCCGGAGGCCGCCCGTAGCTCGCGATTTCGAACAGGACGAGCTGGAAAAGATCGGCCAGCAGCTCAACATTTCCGCCCTGGACAAGCTGCAGGTCCTGCGCGATTCCTACCCGGATTTCTTCCACTTTGAGCGGGGCAAGCGGTCCGTCTACTTTACGCTGGTGTTCTACGGCGAACGGTACAACTCGGCCATCTACTGCGACGCGTACACCGTGTGGCAGTGCGCCAACCGGCGTCGGTTCCAGTGTCCGGCCCAGGTTAGCGCGACGAACGATTACACCGAGTTTGAGCGCCGGTTCGAGCACACCCACGGTGAGGTGGTGGAGAAGGAGCCTAGTGACCGGTTTACGCCGAAGCAGGCCCTGCCGGAGGTGTTCAAGCTGTGCCGGCAGAACGTGATGAAG AGAAAAGCCAAAGGACGGCTAGCGCATATGGAGAGGAAAATGAAGCACGAGGAGGAAGCGACCAACCTGCGGCGGAACGGGGTCGAGGAAGCAGTTGTAGAGCAAGAGCAAGTGACCCAGGTGTACGACAACAATTCGTTGCTTCGGGTGCTGCGCGATGGAGACAGCGACGGGCAAGAGGATGAATTTGTGGAGTACGATAGTTCGGATAGCGCGTAG